Part of the Zingiber officinale cultivar Zhangliang chromosome 8A, Zo_v1.1, whole genome shotgun sequence genome, agcaaggctagatgaaaaaggaaactttttcactggtagtcatgcttaagtctatccggattcttttatctatttggcaagtggatgtcaagacagcattccttaatggaagtcttgaagaaagcatccatataaagcaaccagaagggtttattgtaaagggctaagagcatcttgtgtgcaagctcaatcagtctatggactgaggcaaagtttcaaggtcttggaatatccagtttatcaaagtaatccagacctatggatttattgagtaaacggataagtcttgtgtatacaaaaggtgtgatggaaacgtggtggtgtttcttgtactatacgtagataacatttttggtagttggaaacaatatcaaaatgttgtcagaagtaagggtatggttgtccaaataattcgatataaaggactttggagaatgtatatatttttgagatcaaagtaataagggatcgcaagaaaaaatatatatattacttatcccaagcttaatacatcggaaaaatccttgctcgtttttagcatgcaaaactcctagaaaggtttcttaccttttaagcatggagtgtctttatctaaagagatgtctctgatgacatcaaaggagattgaggacatgtaggcagttctttatgcttcggcagttagacaacctaatgtatgctatgcacgagatcagaaatctgttttgccaagggcatagttagcagatatcaaagtaaccctagacaaggacattggactgcagtaaagcatatattaaaagtaccttagaggcactagagattatatgctagcttacaaggcagttaatttggttcctgtaggttgcacggattttgacttccaatcggatagggacaataataagtcgacctcggggttttgtgtttactttaggaggaaaagtcataactatggaagagtgataagcataggtgtttttctggactccaccatagaagctgagtatatggcaagcctctgaggtagccataaaagctgaatgacttaaataacctcaagatagacttagatatgatttctagtttgtccaaagattattacaatttattgtaataataatggtgcagtagcaaactcgaagaaaccatgagtctataaggcaagtaaacacaatagagcgcaagtactacccaatacgagaaattgtataacgaggagaagttgttgccgcctagattgcatcagatgataacctaaggtccttaaggcaagagctttttgaaaggcatgggaattagatgtatggcagcagatatggcagcttagtcttttagtataagtgggagattgttagaatgtatactaaaagcctagcttttggtataaaacatttatctagaaataagaatcacattggtcaaatgtctacatttgtgataaatgtagttgttcaattaatttatattgtagataacatggtgtatggtgtcacacatagaagatcatgttatcagtaccttataaattataatcactagctcacgaccatgatggaaaggaacaaaccattggaaggtcgtagtgtaattaggtgttagtttatcttaactatataattacactagtacactaagagtgtattgagtaggaccattagaggtcgttccttttatactgactttataaaggaacaaagacctcagttattatagaagtgtgtgctcttaatcctaatataataacaagcacatatatttgatatttatttctttaatttatcaatgggtgagatttagttcgatgaatcaataagcccgataagttgggaaatgatatcacttatagtgtgtgttgttgattatagaaggaaactgtgtcctagtaatctaggttgagaatgtccccaagaggagctcataaggattgtcatgttaaaccatgcaggtggacttagtccgacatgacgatgaagttgagtggtactactcttggagctagatattaattaagtgagttgtcagtaacttacttaattagtggacatttgttatcttaaacacagggagactaacacactcatgataagaaggagcccaaaatgtaatttgggattggtgcggtagttcaataatagttctctagtggaatgaattattattgataaaattaagttgtgtgttcggggcgagcacaggatgcttaattttatcgggagaccaaaacaaattccttctctcggtccctatcgtagcctctagtatatagagatttatacccaccgcatacccaccttcttacccatccaatggggtcggccaagctagcttggaacccaagctagggccggccaagaccaagtggatgagccatgtaggtggtcagccaaagcttgggtcccaagcttaggtggccggccactagaatattaaaaaggatttttattaaaattatttcttatgtggatatcatgattttaaaagagagtttaaaaattaaaaatttcctttctacaaaagattaagagaagagattaatctctttccttatttgtagtttaaaaggatggttttaatttttggtaaaaactttcctaatttgtaaatcatctacatgtttaaaagagagtttaaaatttgaaaatctttccttatttgttgattaaaggaggattttaaattttaagaaaactttcctttttaaccatgttcatgatttaaaggagagtttaaaattaaatattctcttttataagtttctacaaaagattaagaaaagatttgatatctttctttatttgtagattaaaagagtttttaatttatagagataactttctttttatccacatgtttaaaagaaagattttaatttattaaatttcctttttataaaccaatcatgaagggataaaaattattggacaaatttttataaatttccggaagcaaataaggaagttttaatttttgtttaaaattttatttgcttggagaatttatgtggtggtcggccattacaaattgaaaagaaaaattgtttttaattaaataaattttccttttcaatggcaaaagaattaaggaagtttttattaattttttcttatttgccaagaccaaggattataaaagagggggtagaggaggcttcaaaggaaggactctattctatttttctccctcttttccttggtgtggtggtcggcccttccctttctcttctctcctcttgttgtggccgaaatctatcatctcttagagcttggaggatgtggccggatcaaggaagaagaagaaggagagaaagcatgcatcccttggagcttggttggtggaaaattcttcatcctttgaaagttcttgtgattggccgaaacttgaaggaagaaggaagaaggtgcctaggtggttctcatctcggaagatcgttgcccacacaacgtccgaggttagaagaggaatacggtagaagatcaagaggtctttctaaaaggtataactagtaatttttctttccgcatcatactagttatttttggaaataatactaaatacaagaggcatatgattctagtgtttcgaatttgttttcgatatagtgttcttttttttttcttttccttgtgatttgattgttctttttggttgacctaaagttattttaggaaattaaatattagctttccttaaaaggttttgtctagtcggtggcggttgctcccatatccaagaaggtcatgtgcctcgccacttcagtactgggaaccaattttggaaattaatatttaatggaattaataacttaggtgatttggatcaaacatgttaagttccgcaggagatccaagtcaaaacctaaaagaacaaatagattaagttttggatcaaacgtgttaagttccgcaggcgatccaaaatttaatttaaaagaagacatggtagctaggaaaaggttttacctttgtacaaaatttttgtacagtggaacctctaggttttccgagtagcaaccaacaggaccaTTACCATAAGGGCCCAGACCGTTACAATAAGAAAGAGCAGCCACAGGCCTCTATCGTTGAGAGCTCCCCGCCTAGAGATTCAAAGAAAGAGAAAGTCATAGTCCTTAGGGAGGAGCCCCGGGGGGAACCTGAGGAGCAAGTGTccttctctctaagggtacttGAGGAGAAGGTACCAAAGGGGTACAAGCTCCGAGCTATTGGAGAGTATGACGGTAGCAAGGACTCAGAGGATCATCTTCAAAAGTTTTGGAATGTTGTGCTACTGCACCAATACAGCGACGCCATCAAGTGTCGAGTGTTCTTAAACACTCTGTCTGGCTTGACACAAAAATGATTCGATAGGCTGCTGAATGGGTCCATCACCTGCTTCCATGACTTTAAGACTGTTTTCCTGCGTCATTTCGCTAGTAGCAGGAAGTACCAGAAGACAGACCATTGTCTCTTTGCCCTCAAGTAAGGATCTACCGAGCCCTTGAGAGACTATTTCAAACGTTTCAACCAGGTAGCCCAGAATGTCCCGTCCACCACCTCTGAAATACTGATGAGTGTCTTCTCCCATGGTCTAGTGGAAGAGGAGTTCTTCCGAGCCCTCATCCTAGAGCCTATGAAGAACTTCGATGAGATGTTAGGGAAGGTTGTCAGTTATATCAACATAGAAGAAGCCTAGGCGGATCAGCGGAAAGTGGACAAGGAGCCTGCTCCTGCCAACAAACCGGAGAAGAGCCCACCCTAATCCCCAGCTTAGCCTCTTCCGTGTGCCAGGGATTCCCGACCGAGATTCCCGCCCAAACAGGATTCTCGAATGGCCCAAAGGGTAGAAGTTATCCAAGCCCCAAGATCCAGTCAGTGGAGACCTCGCTATTGCACTTACCACCGATCTCACACCCATGCCACTGGGGATTGCGTCCAGTTCGCCCGTGACTCTCGGCGCACAACTGAATTGGGCCTGCCTCCATCTAAGATCGCACCCAAGCTTCAGAGGCTGCTGGCTAGCCAGCCTACTATAGCAGGTCAGTCAGGTAAATCCCTGCCAGAAAATACAGGTTAGGGAAGCCAGCAGTAAGGTCGGGGTAAGGAGCCAGGGGAATCCCCGGAGGAGGACAACAGCGGAAATGCGGTCATCCGAGAGATTGACATAATCTCCGGAGGGCCCACGGACGAAGATTCTGCTAGGGCTCGGAAATCTCATGAACGCCGCCTGAAGATACATGTCGTAGGATACAATCGGGAACAAGTTGTCAGGCCCATAATCAATTTTGGGCCGCAAGATCTAGAGGGGTTGGagctccctcatgatgatgccctaatAATCAGAGCCGTTATAGCCAACAGTCACGTGGCCAGGGTTTTCATTGATACCAGAAGCTCTATCAACGTACTATTCAGGAATGCATTCGAGGGCATGCAGATCGATGCTAGTGAGCTTCAACACATGGCCACTTCATTATACGACTTCACCGACAATGAAGTACGACCCATGGGCTAAATTAAGGACCGataatcgggtctagtcgccgtatctatcttgcttctttttccgttacgcctctggtccacaaaaagtaccacgccttgcaaggatactatccgggacaaaaatagaattttacatatatcgatcctatatccCACAAAGAAATGTACACTTAATCTAgattgaaacaaaaatgtaaaatcctaaaactaatacagctcctgcttatttaatacatacaatcatgcacacacaaaaatacccttgacatgtccaagggtccaatcacacacaatatccataagccataatagttggagcctacaaccacagagttagcacatcctactattatcctgcctaaattatgtatgacatgtgcataattaaactgaaaaccaaacacacagaggcaaaccctagctctgatactaattgttggttgatactcaaaatatcgtaccggttcccctgtacaaaaattttgtacaagtcctaaatcattcctaacaacctattgtgttctttagaaagtaaattaggaatcgcaagtggaacttaacattattgattccaaatttaacttatctgttcttagaggtttagacttggatcgcaaacgatgcttaacattattaatccaagtcctcccatgttacaaagttgattaaatatttatttctaaaattggcttccaagttaaacatggcgaggcactaggtcttcttggttatgagatcgtccaccacttccttgacaaagtcttttaaagaaattcaatattcaatctccttatagtaaccctatgtttaaccaataagaacaatcgaatcacaagatcgaaaaagaaaagaaaagaacacaaactcgaatcacaaattcgaaacctagaatcatatgcctcttgtgtttggtatttcaaaatctatacaaaaaaaactagtatgatgcggaatagaattactagttatacctttctttgtaagcaataacctcttgatcttctatcatattcctcttcttatcttggacgttgtatgggcaacgatctaccgagataagaaccaccaagacaacttccttcttgcaagtttcgaccaccaaccttCATGCTCCAAGAGCAAAGcatcctttctctctttctcaaagcaaaatccggccaccacaagaactccaagagatgatatggttcagccacaagaagaagagaggagaggatgattagggtcggccacaccaaggaagaaaagagagaggataATAGATGATATGTTATTAGGTGAGGCGCCTCTACCctatcttttatattccttggtcttggcaaataaggaaagttttaataaaaacttctttattctctttgccaatgaaaggaaaatttaattaaaatttcctttaatcctttatcatggccggccacatcaattgctccaaataaggcaagttttaaacacaaaattaaaacttccttatttgtttctgaaaattttaaaataaaaatttctctattaattttcccttcatggttggttataataggaaattttataaattaaaatctctcttattaaaacatgtggatgatttccaaaacggaaagttttctttaaaattaaaatctttctctcattctacaaataaggaaatatatcaaatattttcttaatcttttgtagaaactataataggaaagatttaattttaaaactctcttttaaatcatgaagatggttacaaaaaaggaaagttttatcaaaaattaaaatctgccttttaactacaaataaggaaagatatcaaacctttcacttaatcttttgtagaaagctataaaaggacagattaaaatttttaactctcttttaaaaccatggtatccacataagaaaagattttaaaaataaaatccttttattttatatggtcggccacaccaaacctgggctccaagctatggccggccaccctacttggctcaagcctTTTGGCTTGgttggcccaagcttgggttccaagcttgcttggccgaccacttaagGCCGACCACTTAAGGGTGGGTAGGAAATGGGTATTTGATGGATATAATAGtttataaataagaagctacaatagggaccgagaggaggaattgactttggtctcccgatgaaattaagcttcccatgtttgccccgaacacccaatttaatttcatcaataataattcataccactaaagaattattattgaactaccgcaccaatcccaaattatattttgggctccttcttgtcatgagtgtgttaatctccctgtgtttaagatatagaatgtccactaattaaatgaattactgacaactcacttaattagtatcaagctccaagagtagtaccactcaaccttatcgtcatgtcggactaagtccacctgcaggatttacatgacaatccttatgagctcctcttggggacatcatcaacctaaattactaggacacagtttccttctataatcaacaacacacactataaataatatcatttcccaacttatcgggcttattgatttatcgaactaaatcgcaccctttgataagtcaaagaaataaatattagatatatgtgcttgttattatattaggattaagagcacacacttccataataacaaaggtattattcttttatgtagtcagtataaaaagaacttaccttaaatggtcctgctcaatacactcagagtgtactagtgttattttatagttaagataaactaataccaaattatactacgactattccaatggtttgttcctttccatcttagtcgtgagctactgtttataatttacaaggaattgataacatgatcttctgtgtgtgacaccacacaccatgttatctacaatataaattaattgaataactacacttagcatataaatgtagacatttgatcaatgtgattctttatttcaaaaataaatatttacaaaaagctaggcttttagtatacactctaacagctctcATGGCCTACGACCTCCctgtcgggattccagactctgccccagtgcgagttataagtgagcatgctctcacgacccaacgacctcccggttgagattctagactctcgcccaacgcgagttataagtgagcatgctctcacgaccaacgaccttccggtcggaattccagactctcaccctagttcgagttataaatgagtatgctctcacgacccaacgacctctcggtcaggatttCAAACTCTCGCccaagcgcgagttataagtgagcatgctctcatgactaacaacctcccggtcgggattccagactctcttcccagtgtgagttataagtaagcatgctctcatgacccaACGACCTCCTGATTGGGATTCCAGAccctcgccccagcgcgagttataagtgagcatgctctcactcctccagactttcgccccagtgcaagttataagtgagcatgctctcacgcttccagactctcgtcccagcgtgagttataagtgagcatgctcttatgatccaacaacctcttggtcgggattccagactctcaccccagcatgagttataagtgagcattctctcacgaccaacgacctcccgatcAGGATTCTATattctcgccccagcgcgagttataagtgagcatactctcacacctccagactcttgccccagcatTAGTTATAAGggaacatgctctcacgcctccagactctcatcccGGCACGAGTTATAAGagaacatgctctcacgcctccagactcgcaccccagtgcaagttataagcgacCATACTCTCGCACTTAACAACTCATGGGTCAGCTTTCTACACTCTTGCTCCGAAGTGGGTTATCAGCAAGCAGAGCCTTCACTCATCTGATCCAATTGTTGACGGAGACACTACGGTTCATTCAACTCGGAATTCAAATCCATGATTATGGGACGTCAGTAGAAAGAAAGTACGACTCTAGGGATGGTGATCAACCTCCTTTTAAAGAAGAGGGGAAAGAGAAGGCAACTTATGCAGAAGTTAAAGTGGCCTTTCCTCATAGGTTTATTGAGTAATGACAAAAAAATGAAATCAGGGTTTGGGTCTAGTCAGTTGGACCTtagcttccttcgactagacttggagggaaggcttgtgatacgaTGCATAATGGTAGGGTCCGATAAGGccaggcagtcagaagtcaaggggatatgatagtcaaaagtcaaggtaatatgtcagtcaaaagtcaaggaagcgtgtcagtcagaagtcaaggggacatgacagTCAACAGTCAGGAGGGCATGGCAGTCAGcaattaaagaaagaaaaagtGGGACTGCCTAATGTCATCAACCGCATGATTCCCGGTTGGGTGCTTACAGTCAGGATCCCAGATCTGAGACATGGGGTGTGAGTGGGGGTAATGCCTAACCTGACCTGACTGGTCGGGGTTTCTTAGCTCGGGTTACATATCTAGACCTAGTATTCTCGGTAGGCCGACTCCCAGTCGGCTCTTGGGCAATCCAAAAGGGAAGATGAGGCTCTCGTCACAGTTCGCCCCTCTCGTCAAAACTCAAACTAGGTGTTATACCTGACAGATCATCCCGAGCTGCCCCTAGTCAAACCCAGGCAAGATAGAAGGAGCTGAACgacaacaaggtcagggaatcgtaactgcctgtcagagaataattgaTGTATGTCAAgaaatattccaatggtctgcgGTCATCTGCGAATGGAACTTTCTTCCTGTCCATGGGAGGGTGTCACgcgtcctccatcacccgacaggtcctgacacccggcattctctgacatcggtcaGTCTTCAGAGGTACGcacggtcatataaaaagggaggtcctctcccttgagcatgtacgctctctcgcacattcgtaCTTGTCTTGTACAAttctttttccttcgtacactgttcttccagggaaaaagtacctgacttgagcgtcgaagggcatgcgccggggactttttccctgatgtctagtctctaacgttccgtgtgcttgtctaAATATGTACAGAACTTAAAGTACCGAAGTACTGCCAGCTCATGAATCGTCATTCGTTAGCGCCACGTGAGAATCCATTCTCTTGGGCACATATGATAAGAGTGTCATAATTGTCTCCCCGTAACACCAGTAACAGTTCATCCAACCTTCGTCTTAGTCAGTTCCGAATATAATGAATATAAAAAACGTGCAAGATTGTTGCTGATTTCAGACAATCAAGATTAGATCGCCCACCAACCGCGACTACGACTACCAGCAGCTCTTGCTATTACGATAAGTAAGATCTAGCCTTTCAATTCGCAAATCAAATGCTGCAATTGATCGCCCACTTGTTAAATTCGACATGAAATCTTTTTCCCGTGATGAGGCCGAGGGCCGACAGCCTTCGACTTCAATTAATTTATTTACTGCGCGCATGTGTAATGATTCCACCAACTCCGCCGGCGATCGCCTCCCAATCGTTCATAATTCTAAAAAACAAAGGTCACCCGGGCGTCCCACGCTGCTGTAGAAAGCTAAATTAAGAAATTGAGCAGGCTACTGCATTGGAGGATATTTTTGGTCGGCTTCGTCCGGAATCGATACTGGTCCATTCCTATAAATCTACATAGCTCGGTTATGCCCTGGACAGTGGGACTCCATCAATCGTTCACATGGCTCATGATTCCCCTGCCAAATCATTGTACTCGtcaacaataatttttttataacgcGAACATTTGATGTTCTTGAATCACGATATACAACGACACAACAAGATTACAATTTGATCGAGAACGCAAACAAGGGAAATCACGCGCGTAGATGGCTAATTGCTCAGTTGACGACTCGGCAATTGGTGCGGACCTCGCCGCCGTAGCCGGTGAGTACGCCGATGGCCCCCATCTTGACAATGGCGGCCTCGAACTCCCGCTGGAAACCCTTGAAGTCGCAGGCGAGCCACTTCACCTGCGCCGCCGTGCTCCACGCGGACAGCAGGGTGTCGTCGGAGGTGAAGAGGCCGCGGCTGTCCAGCACGAGGCGGTAGTAATGGTTGTCGAACTTGTGCGGCGAATGCGGGTCCATCGAGACCGTGTTGTTGCTCCCCGGCGGGCACTGCTTCCTCAGCGCCGCAGCGTACTTCACGTCCATCCTGGGGTCCGCCGAGTCCAGCCGCTTCGAGAAGGCGTCGCAGTGCGCAATGCCCACCGTGTGAGCTCCGGAGAGGACGATCATCTCGCTCTGGCTCAAGCCCTTGGAGACGAACAAGTCGGTGAGCTTACTGAGCTTGAAGTCCGGCGAAGGGAGGATGTCGGTGTCGGAGGCAACGGAGATCCTTCCGTCTCTTCTCCCGGACGGCACCTCGTAGTGAATCCCTCCGTACTGTACTGTCCAACCATATCCTACATTCAACTCAATCGGAAAATCAAACAAAAACAGAGCAACCCCGACGTTACATGAGCAACGGCGTCCCTGGCAGCGAAGGCAAGGAGGTCGGCGCAGGAGACAACTCCCTTGCAGGCAGCTTCCAGCTTCTCCTTCACATCGTCAATAATGTCGAACCCTTCGAGCGTGAGGTTGATCTGCGCGTCCTTCTCGGCCGTGTTGGTGGAGTCTAACAAAATCGAACCATCGCAGCCCTGATCATACAAAACAAGTGCGATCGGATTAATTAATCCTGTTACGGTGATAATTACGACAAGTAGTGCGATCAATATTCTGACGAAGTAGTCATGGAAGTGCATCCTGAGGAGGTCAGCGCCGACGCCTTCGTCGTCGGCGAGGGCCTTCTCGATCTCCTCTTTGACGATGGCCTCCGCTCGGGGACAGCTCTGGGAGTAGAAGCCAACCTTGAACTGAGCTTCTGCTCTCATTGCGCCACTAATCCACAGGGCCATGGCCAAGGCCACCACCAACGTGGCTCGTCTTTCTCTTTCCAATGCCATTTCCGATCGATCTCCGCTGCAGAATTATCTCAATATATTATTTAGCAGCAGGGCCAGCGTGAGTGATGATCTTGAGGTCGTCCGTGATATCATATATATAAACGAAGAATCGAAGACGAGGATAGGAATTAGCAGCCTTCTCCGTGAGTGACTGAGTGCTACATGGCTCCAAACAGTAGAAAAGTAAGAGAATGTATCCTTCGCTGCCTCTCTTCATTCATTTGTAGAGTTCAGTGCTCGATCGAGCGCGCGGAAATTTCTAAAAAGTAATTGAAACGCTTCGTAACGTGATTCGCGTTTCAA contains:
- the LOC122008200 gene encoding peroxidase 5-like isoform X2; its protein translation is MALERERRATLVVALAMALWISGAMRAEAQFKVGFYSQSCPRAEAIVKEEIEKALADDEGVGADLLRMHFHDYFGCDGSILLDSTNTAEKDAQINLTLEGFDIIDDVKEKLEAACKGVVSCADLLAFAARDAVAHYGGIHYEVPSGRRDGRISVASDTDILPSPDFKLSKLTDLFVSKGLSQSEMIVLSGAHTVGIAHCDAFSKRLDSADPRMDVKYAAALRKQCPPGSNNTVSMDPHSPHKFDNHYYRLVLDSRGLFTSDDTLLSAWSTAAQVKWLACDFKGFQREFEAAIVKMGAIGVLTGYGGEVRTNCRVVN
- the LOC122008200 gene encoding peroxidase 5-like isoform X1 — encoded protein: MALERERRATLVVALAMALWISGAMRAEAQFKVGFYSQSCPRAEAIVKEEIEKALADDEGVGADLLRMHFHDYFVRILIALLVVIITVTGLINPIALVLYDQGCDGSILLDSTNTAEKDAQINLTLEGFDIIDDVKEKLEAACKGVVSCADLLAFAARDAVAHYGGIHYEVPSGRRDGRISVASDTDILPSPDFKLSKLTDLFVSKGLSQSEMIVLSGAHTVGIAHCDAFSKRLDSADPRMDVKYAAALRKQCPPGSNNTVSMDPHSPHKFDNHYYRLVLDSRGLFTSDDTLLSAWSTAAQVKWLACDFKGFQREFEAAIVKMGAIGVLTGYGGEVRTNCRVVN